A stretch of bacterium DNA encodes these proteins:
- a CDS encoding S8 family serine peptidase: protein MRKTMAAVLILAATTFAANPFRPAGRGSFSPQANPGDFKVGFWDSRKFDPLTEQPELPPALQMSEYPGDGTGYYLVQFGGPVYSMQIDQLQRAGGKFLGFHSRYLSFVKMNRAVAGKVAALPFVRWVGVYQPGYKLWSRTLASTGFGRVSVVLFYPEDIEAAKRDLAALGLKFVRSGVSKNMKVVEVDCSREQLAAIARLPWVFSIEEWHRPEAENDSCQWVVQDWTKNVRKVWDNGVRGAGEILGYSDEGLNVNHWAFYDASVPITDTGEFPTHRKVVAVKLYPADTSFVWDTAVHGTHVAGTMAGNDSANGGSGRYDGHAKDARIVVLSPIPSPPGNDFTVPLNEITNDLRHPELRPHTIGNSWWTGDLGQYTTASATFDMFSWENRDIQTIKSAGNQYHTQRYTITEPGNAKSIIAATSVQNGTNANLLSSYSSDGPAPDGRIKPDISVPGENIYSAFANSESGYAQMSGTSMASPCVNGCIGLCRSYLRKGYYPSGTATPADTWGYVSSAMLKAMIFVSADPDVESYVVPSVYIGWGRIDLDSVLYFTGDTRKLLAYDDTTGLATGDYRDFDFHVDSTMPLRVGVVWTDTAAAAGANPALINNLDCLLTAPNAGFYKGDLYTNGQSTLNPSGAYNNLDPEEMFRVNQPAAGLWTLRVAAQNVVTRRQPYAVVITGAVTVGNVHDVGVTKVVAPADTVDSGTVVTPTAVVRNFGTYQETFPVRMKIGTTYADSAQVTLAAGALDTVKFTGTWTADTIDTFDLSCFTKLTGDQFPANDTVAVKVVVRTPPGIEDRGTLPRVFALDRAQPTPFSGKTTIRFSIPRTTQTSINIYSATGALVRVLSAPKSLVPRTYSLVWDGRDDRGVAVPRGVYYCRMAAGEFRAIKKLVKLD, encoded by the coding sequence ATGAGGAAGACCATGGCCGCAGTGCTCATCTTGGCAGCTACGACATTCGCGGCAAACCCTTTCCGCCCCGCGGGCCGCGGCAGCTTCTCGCCGCAGGCCAACCCGGGTGATTTCAAGGTCGGGTTCTGGGACAGCCGCAAGTTCGACCCCCTGACCGAGCAGCCCGAGTTGCCCCCGGCGCTTCAGATGAGCGAGTACCCGGGAGACGGAACCGGCTACTATCTCGTTCAGTTTGGAGGTCCGGTATACAGTATGCAGATAGACCAACTGCAACGCGCCGGCGGCAAGTTCCTGGGCTTCCACTCACGCTACCTCTCATTCGTGAAGATGAACCGCGCCGTCGCCGGGAAAGTGGCGGCACTGCCGTTCGTGCGCTGGGTCGGAGTGTACCAGCCCGGGTACAAACTCTGGTCGCGCACGCTTGCCAGTACCGGCTTTGGCCGGGTCTCCGTCGTGTTGTTCTACCCCGAGGACATCGAGGCGGCGAAGCGCGACCTTGCCGCGCTCGGACTCAAGTTCGTGCGCTCAGGCGTCTCGAAGAACATGAAAGTGGTCGAGGTCGACTGCTCGCGGGAGCAACTCGCCGCCATCGCTCGCCTGCCTTGGGTGTTCTCGATAGAGGAATGGCACCGGCCCGAGGCGGAGAACGACTCGTGCCAGTGGGTTGTGCAAGACTGGACCAAGAACGTGCGCAAGGTCTGGGACAATGGCGTCCGTGGAGCCGGCGAGATTCTCGGCTACAGTGACGAGGGCCTCAACGTGAACCACTGGGCCTTCTACGACGCGTCGGTTCCGATCACCGATACTGGCGAGTTCCCGACCCACCGCAAGGTCGTAGCGGTCAAACTCTATCCGGCGGACACGAGCTTCGTCTGGGACACAGCAGTCCACGGCACGCATGTCGCTGGAACCATGGCAGGAAATGACTCCGCCAATGGCGGCTCTGGCCGATATGATGGGCACGCCAAGGATGCGCGCATCGTCGTCCTGAGCCCCATCCCGTCGCCTCCCGGTAACGATTTCACAGTGCCGCTCAACGAGATCACGAACGACCTGCGCCACCCGGAACTACGTCCGCACACCATTGGCAATTCGTGGTGGACCGGGGACCTGGGACAATACACCACCGCCTCAGCGACGTTCGACATGTTCTCGTGGGAGAACCGGGACATCCAAACTATCAAGTCGGCCGGCAATCAGTACCACACTCAGCGGTACACGATTACCGAGCCCGGTAATGCCAAATCCATCATCGCGGCCACGTCGGTGCAGAACGGGACAAACGCAAACCTGCTGTCCAGCTACTCGTCGGACGGCCCGGCGCCGGACGGCCGCATCAAGCCGGATATCTCGGTGCCCGGCGAGAACATCTACTCAGCCTTTGCGAATTCCGAGAGCGGCTACGCCCAAATGAGCGGCACCTCGATGGCCTCGCCCTGCGTGAATGGCTGCATTGGATTGTGCCGTTCGTACCTGCGCAAGGGCTACTACCCGTCCGGCACCGCGACACCGGCCGACACCTGGGGCTATGTTTCAAGCGCGATGCTCAAGGCGATGATATTCGTATCAGCCGACCCTGACGTAGAGAGCTACGTAGTACCGAGTGTGTACATCGGCTGGGGCCGGATTGACCTCGACTCGGTGCTGTACTTCACCGGCGACACGCGCAAGCTGCTTGCCTACGATGATACGACCGGGCTTGCGACGGGCGACTATCGGGATTTCGACTTCCACGTGGATTCGACCATGCCGCTGCGCGTTGGCGTGGTCTGGACCGACACCGCGGCCGCGGCCGGCGCGAACCCGGCGCTTATCAACAACCTCGATTGCCTGCTGACCGCGCCCAATGCCGGCTTCTACAAAGGAGACCTTTATACCAACGGCCAGTCAACTCTGAACCCATCGGGTGCGTACAACAACCTCGACCCGGAGGAGATGTTCCGCGTGAACCAACCGGCCGCCGGTCTTTGGACGCTGCGCGTAGCAGCGCAGAACGTAGTGACGCGACGTCAGCCGTACGCGGTCGTCATCACCGGCGCGGTGACGGTGGGCAACGTCCACGATGTCGGAGTGACGAAGGTCGTCGCGCCTGCCGATACAGTTGATTCAGGCACGGTCGTGACACCGACTGCCGTAGTCCGCAACTTCGGCACCTACCAGGAGACCTTCCCCGTCAGGATGAAGATCGGGACGACCTACGCCGATTCGGCCCAGGTCACACTTGCGGCCGGGGCGCTCGATACGGTCAAGTTCACCGGCACCTGGACTGCGGACACGATTGACACCTTCGACCTGAGCTGCTTCACAAAGCTCACTGGCGACCAGTTCCCGGCGAACGACACGGTGGCGGTGAAAGTCGTAGTACGAACGCCGCCCGGCATCGAAGACCGCGGTACGCTGCCGCGAGTATTCGCGCTCGACCGTGCGCAGCCCACACCGTTCTCCGGCAAGACGACTATCCGCTTCAGCATTCCCCGCACGACCCAGACCAGCATCAACATCTATTCCGCCACCGGCGCTCTGGTCCGGGTCCTCTCCGCACCCAAGTCCCTCGTCCCTCGCACCTATTCCCTGGTGTGGGATGGCCGCGACGACCGGGGTGTGGCTGTACCGCGCGGTGTCTACTACTGCCGCATGGCCGCGGGCGAGTTCCGGGCCATCAAGAAACTCGTCAAACTCGATTGA
- a CDS encoding PEP/pyruvate-binding domain-containing protein — protein METLTSVVLLRQVPPEAGASVGAKALNLAALMRAGLPVPDGFCVTTEAYRAHLSQLPLGEMRRERLAEIRELITTAELTKDAAAEIRAAFAGLHTPQVAVRSSGTAEDLPGHSFAGLYDTYLRSTDADGCVELVKRCWASLWTERAFDYRAENGFDHGKTAMAVLVQKLVAADAAGVIFTADPVTGNPKHITVESCWGLGETLVSGKVTPDRFVITRDAEQVVDRSISTKSIETVLSPTGTSAEQPVPPGRSDKPSISDEAAGQIARLALKVERLFGTPQDIEWALAGSNLFILQSRPITTIAPAKSWEDRQVWSNSNTAEVLPGVLTPLVWSTVGEHVGKLLGSVIGRLGISFGENPFIGEVAGRAYTNLNTFMGMVRRMPFANRMNQAQMFGGQDLKPEDRAKLEIGAGDMPDIKVSPLKTLLKLPGFMLWMSRHGPGRGRKWVSAAVEAYEKKPRPDVTRFSDKELSAKAVTTLAQLGAGGEALGYALGGMMFTSVLYDLCRRWFKDETGVNASRLLAGTGELQSANAGIELWRLARTAAMSPDVKSAILSQMTWSELRGQLEETTAGRDFLASWDRFMHRHGHHARGEMDMYNPRWREQPDYVLDVVRNYIRGEGKTDPEADQRRHAEERDRLRAKLLAITSNPVKRWVFSYVVRKAQLSAAIRENVKDAGIRVFADTRELVVELGRRLTAHGVLAEADDIFFLRFEEIEPVVSGKAGFDVRGRVTERRAEYKWNLALTPPAIIVGRYDPDKHKPDTVDASAELKGLAVSPGIVTGPARVVLLAGTEQVLPGEILVAPFTDPGWTPYFIPAAGIVMDQGGLLSHGSIVAREYGIPAVVNVGPATKLIKTGQMIQVDGDNGRVRIL, from the coding sequence GTGGAAACGCTCACAAGCGTCGTCCTGCTTCGGCAAGTGCCGCCTGAGGCAGGCGCGTCGGTTGGCGCCAAGGCATTGAACCTGGCCGCGCTGATGCGGGCCGGCCTGCCGGTGCCGGACGGATTCTGCGTCACGACCGAGGCGTATCGCGCGCATCTCTCTCAACTGCCGCTCGGAGAAATGCGACGTGAACGCCTGGCCGAAATCCGGGAACTCATCACCACTGCCGAGTTGACCAAAGACGCCGCCGCCGAGATTCGCGCTGCGTTTGCCGGACTGCACACGCCGCAGGTCGCGGTCCGTTCTTCCGGGACCGCCGAGGACCTTCCCGGCCATTCGTTCGCCGGGCTCTACGACACCTACCTGCGCTCGACCGACGCTGACGGCTGCGTCGAGCTTGTCAAGCGGTGCTGGGCCTCGCTCTGGACGGAACGGGCATTCGACTATCGCGCCGAGAACGGATTCGACCACGGCAAGACGGCCATGGCTGTCCTGGTGCAGAAACTTGTAGCGGCGGACGCGGCCGGGGTCATCTTCACCGCAGACCCGGTCACCGGCAACCCCAAACACATCACTGTTGAGTCCTGTTGGGGACTCGGCGAGACGCTCGTGTCCGGCAAGGTAACGCCTGACCGGTTCGTGATAACGCGTGACGCGGAGCAGGTCGTGGACCGCTCCATCTCGACCAAGTCCATCGAGACCGTCCTGTCCCCGACCGGGACCAGCGCCGAGCAGCCCGTGCCGCCGGGCCGGTCCGATAAGCCGTCAATCTCCGACGAAGCCGCTGGGCAGATTGCCCGCCTCGCGCTCAAGGTCGAACGCTTGTTCGGGACGCCGCAGGACATCGAATGGGCGCTGGCCGGTTCCAACCTGTTCATCCTCCAGTCGAGACCGATAACAACTATCGCCCCGGCCAAGTCATGGGAGGACCGCCAGGTCTGGTCCAATTCCAACACCGCCGAAGTCCTGCCCGGTGTGCTCACGCCGCTCGTCTGGTCCACGGTTGGCGAGCACGTCGGCAAGCTGCTCGGAAGCGTCATCGGACGCCTTGGCATCTCGTTCGGCGAGAACCCGTTCATCGGCGAGGTCGCGGGCCGCGCCTACACGAACCTCAACACCTTCATGGGGATGGTGCGCCGGATGCCGTTTGCGAACCGGATGAACCAGGCCCAGATGTTCGGCGGCCAGGACCTGAAGCCCGAAGACCGGGCCAAGCTCGAAATCGGAGCCGGCGACATGCCTGATATCAAGGTCAGCCCGCTCAAGACCCTGCTCAAGCTCCCGGGGTTCATGCTCTGGATGTCGCGACACGGACCGGGCCGCGGCAGGAAGTGGGTCAGCGCGGCGGTTGAGGCCTATGAGAAGAAGCCCCGGCCGGACGTGACCCGATTCTCGGACAAGGAACTGTCGGCGAAGGCCGTGACCACGCTTGCGCAACTCGGGGCCGGCGGTGAGGCACTGGGCTACGCGCTCGGCGGGATGATGTTCACGTCGGTGCTGTACGACCTGTGCCGCAGGTGGTTCAAGGATGAGACCGGCGTGAACGCAAGCCGCCTGCTGGCTGGGACCGGCGAACTCCAGAGCGCGAACGCCGGCATCGAACTCTGGCGGCTCGCTCGCACGGCGGCCATGTCCCCCGACGTGAAGTCCGCCATCCTTTCCCAGATGACGTGGTCCGAACTGCGTGGACAACTGGAAGAGACGACAGCAGGACGCGACTTCCTCGCAAGCTGGGACCGATTCATGCACCGTCACGGACACCACGCGCGCGGCGAAATGGACATGTACAACCCGCGCTGGCGCGAACAGCCAGACTACGTGCTCGACGTGGTCCGCAACTACATCAGGGGCGAAGGCAAGACCGACCCGGAAGCCGACCAGCGGCGACACGCGGAAGAACGCGACCGCCTGCGGGCGAAGCTGCTCGCCATCACGAGTAACCCGGTCAAGCGCTGGGTATTCAGCTACGTCGTGCGCAAGGCCCAGCTCTCTGCCGCCATCCGCGAAAACGTGAAGGACGCGGGCATACGCGTCTTCGCCGACACACGGGAGCTTGTGGTCGAACTCGGGCGCAGACTGACTGCGCATGGAGTCCTGGCCGAAGCCGACGACATCTTCTTCCTTCGGTTCGAGGAAATCGAGCCGGTCGTTTCCGGCAAGGCCGGGTTTGACGTCCGGGGCAGGGTTACCGAACGCCGGGCCGAGTACAAATGGAACCTTGCGCTGACACCGCCGGCGATCATCGTCGGCCGCTACGACCCAGACAAGCACAAGCCGGACACCGTCGATGCATCAGCGGAACTCAAGGGGCTAGCGGTCAGCCCCGGAATCGTGACCGGTCCGGCCCGCGTGGTGCTGCTCGCCGGTACCGAGCAGGTTCTGCCCGGCGAAATCCTCGTCGCGCCCTTCACCGACCCGGGCTGGACGCCCTACTTCATACCCGCGGCCGGAATCGTCATGGACCAGGGCGGGCTGCTCAGCCACGGCAGCATCGTGGCGCGTGAGTACGGAATCCCGGCGGTGGTGAACGTCGGCCCGGCCACCAAGCTAATCAAGACCGGGCAGATGATTCAGGTGGACGGCGATAACGGCCGAGTGCGAATCCTGTAG
- the ygiD gene encoding 4,5-DOPA dioxygenase extradiol, with amino-acid sequence MNGNKLMPVLFVGHGSPMNAIEDNAFGRGWARVARTLPKPKAILCVSAHWETAGVQVTAMEHPRTIHDFGGFPEELYQVQYPAPGSPELARQVAGFVSGAKLDKGWGLDHGCWVVLSRMFPDADVPVVQLSLDYDAEPKRHFEIGAQLAPLRREGVLVVASGNIVHNLGMMELRGDDFNEPFGFDWAVEADRKFRALATKRSYKELFDYQSLGRPAQLAVPTPEHYLPMLYILALRGEDEPLKWFNDQPVAGSLTMTSFVVGA; translated from the coding sequence ATGAACGGCAACAAACTAATGCCGGTGCTGTTCGTCGGACATGGAAGTCCGATGAATGCCATTGAGGACAATGCCTTTGGTCGTGGTTGGGCACGTGTAGCACGCACTCTGCCTAAGCCCAAAGCCATCCTTTGCGTTTCCGCACACTGGGAGACCGCTGGCGTGCAGGTGACCGCGATGGAACACCCGCGCACCATTCACGACTTCGGCGGGTTCCCGGAAGAGCTATACCAGGTCCAATACCCGGCGCCGGGCAGCCCGGAACTGGCGCGGCAAGTAGCCGGCTTTGTGTCCGGTGCCAAGCTCGACAAGGGCTGGGGTTTGGACCATGGGTGCTGGGTCGTGCTGTCCCGCATGTTCCCTGATGCAGATGTCCCGGTTGTGCAGTTGAGCCTGGACTACGATGCCGAACCAAAGCGACATTTCGAGATTGGAGCGCAGTTGGCTCCGCTGCGGCGGGAGGGAGTGCTGGTAGTTGCCAGCGGGAACATCGTTCACAACCTCGGCATGATGGAGTTGCGGGGCGATGACTTCAACGAGCCCTTCGGGTTCGACTGGGCGGTTGAGGCGGACCGCAAGTTCCGCGCGCTTGCCACGAAGCGCAGCTACAAGGAGCTCTTCGACTACCAGTCGCTGGGTCGTCCGGCGCAGCTCGCGGTGCCGACGCCCGAGCACTACCTGCCGATGCTCTACATCCTCGCGCTCCGCGGCGAAGATGAGCCGCTCAAGTGGTTCAACGACCAGCCGGTGGCCGGCTCTCTGACCATGACCTCATTCGTGGTCGGCGCGTAG
- the uvrC gene encoding excinuclease ABC subunit UvrC, translating to MSDLTFVIWSFGHSIVIRVSSFGFARSTVSFADKVATAPEAPGVYLLKDSKGRVLYVGKARVLRDRLQAYTQPKEDPRLQSLVSKVADLETVITRSEVEALILEENFIKFKKPRYNVRLRDDKKFPYLKITASEPYPRIFVTRNLKDDGSVFFGPYTSARELRKALKAVKRIFRMRTCKYRLPEDRPNRPCLDFELNRCSGPCADKATKEQYAGQVNDVIRFLSGRSDELVEQVEQRMWAASQTQDFETAAVLRDQLMALRDISRNQQAVVQDKTSRDIIGLARGKKSAVAALFRVREGKIVSREEYPLTAGENAPDSELLSTLVRSIHTHTHDIPEEIILPAAIDDAEALEALFAEKRGRKVKIVVPERGEKVRLMELARANAEKALVELRPEERVPAGNRELADILGLSAVPRLIEGVDISNTQGTNAVGSIVVFRDDRPTKQQYRLFKIRTVTGSNDFAMMEEVLARRVRGLLEKNRPLPDLVLVDGGKGQLSSAVKAYGQFDTEIPILGLAKRTDTLYYDDGREITIPVTSPALKLLKRIRDESHRFAITFHRKLRGKKMVESELDEIPGLGPFRKKVLIQHFGSLDKLRLASVDEIAKVKGFGSALAQKVFEGLR from the coding sequence ATGTCAGACCTGACCTTCGTCATTTGGTCATTCGGACATTCAATCGTCATTCGGGTTTCGAGCTTCGGGTTTGCACGTAGCACTGTGAGCTTCGCTGACAAGGTCGCCACCGCGCCCGAGGCGCCTGGCGTCTATCTACTCAAGGACAGCAAGGGCCGCGTGCTGTATGTCGGCAAGGCGAGAGTGCTTCGTGACCGACTCCAGGCCTACACTCAGCCGAAGGAAGACCCGCGGCTGCAGTCGCTCGTGAGCAAGGTCGCCGACCTCGAAACGGTCATCACCCGTTCCGAAGTCGAGGCCCTGATCCTCGAAGAGAACTTCATCAAGTTCAAGAAGCCGCGCTACAACGTGCGGCTGCGCGACGACAAGAAGTTCCCGTATCTCAAGATAACCGCATCCGAACCTTACCCGCGCATCTTCGTGACCCGGAACCTCAAGGACGACGGCAGCGTCTTCTTTGGGCCGTACACATCGGCCAGGGAGCTGCGGAAGGCGCTGAAGGCCGTGAAGCGCATATTCCGCATGCGGACGTGCAAGTACCGGCTCCCCGAAGACAGGCCGAACCGGCCATGCCTCGACTTCGAGTTGAACCGCTGCTCCGGACCGTGCGCGGACAAGGCGACAAAGGAGCAGTATGCCGGCCAGGTAAACGACGTCATTCGATTCCTCTCCGGCCGGTCGGACGAACTGGTCGAGCAGGTCGAGCAGAGGATGTGGGCCGCGTCGCAAACACAGGACTTCGAGACCGCGGCCGTGCTGCGAGACCAATTGATGGCCCTCCGCGACATCAGCAGGAACCAGCAGGCGGTAGTGCAGGACAAGACGAGCCGCGACATCATCGGGCTGGCCCGCGGGAAGAAGTCGGCGGTCGCCGCGCTGTTTCGAGTGAGAGAAGGAAAGATCGTTTCGCGTGAGGAGTATCCGCTGACCGCTGGCGAGAATGCGCCCGATTCCGAACTGCTCTCCACTCTGGTTCGTTCAATACACACTCACACCCACGATATCCCGGAAGAGATTATCCTGCCCGCGGCGATTGACGACGCTGAAGCGCTGGAGGCGTTGTTTGCCGAGAAGCGGGGACGAAAGGTGAAGATAGTCGTGCCGGAGCGGGGAGAGAAGGTGCGGCTGATGGAACTTGCGCGGGCGAATGCCGAGAAGGCGCTGGTCGAACTGAGACCGGAGGAACGAGTGCCGGCCGGTAACCGAGAGTTGGCCGACATTCTCGGACTCTCCGCGGTGCCGCGCCTGATTGAGGGCGTGGACATCTCGAATACGCAGGGCACGAACGCGGTCGGCTCGATTGTGGTGTTCCGCGATGACCGGCCGACCAAGCAGCAGTACCGCCTGTTCAAGATACGCACCGTGACCGGGTCGAACGACTTCGCGATGATGGAAGAAGTTCTGGCGCGGAGGGTGCGCGGTCTGCTGGAGAAGAACCGGCCGTTGCCCGACCTCGTGCTGGTTGACGGCGGCAAGGGGCAGTTGTCTTCAGCGGTGAAGGCCTATGGCCAGTTCGACACCGAGATACCCATTCTCGGTCTGGCCAAGCGAACCGACACGCTCTACTACGACGACGGCAGGGAAATCACGATTCCGGTGACGTCGCCCGCTCTGAAACTGCTGAAGCGCATCCGGGACGAGTCGCACCGGTTCGCGATCACCTTTCACCGCAAGCTGCGCGGCAAGAAGATGGTCGAGTCGGAGCTGGATGAGATTCCGGGGCTCGGGCCGTTTCGGAAGAAGGTCCTTATCCAACACTTCGGCTCGCTTGACAAGCTCCGGCTGGCCAGCGTTGACGAGATTGCCAAGGTCAAGGGCTTCGGTTCCGCATTGGCCCAGAAGGTTTTTGAAGGGCTTCGGTGA
- a CDS encoding RtcB family protein — protein sequence MPTWNGPLERIDDTRLRIPKSYNPKMRVDGIIYSDTSLLEDIKQDQAPEQVANVATLPGIVGQSMAMPDIHWGYGFPIGGVAAFETSEGVISPGGVGYDINCGVRMLRTKLTREDLGLGTRSKSSDDSVMSRTSPLLEKLVRAMYENVPSGVGSKGKIRISQTEVAQVLTRGARWAVEKGYGTEEDLEFTEEHGAMAGADLTGVSERALERGMPQLGTLGAGNHFLEIQEVAEVYDLGAARDLGIAEGQITVMIHTGSRGLGYQICDDNVKTLGAVSKKYGIELVDRQLACAPIESPEGKRYFGAMVCAANYAWANRQAIAHWVREAFGQVLGLPFERLGMGQVYDVAHNIAKFETHAVGKDCVRLCVHRKGATRAFGPARPGSGTQCHNQTGSHALPSRYRHLGQPVLIPGDMGTCSYLLLGTEKAETDTFGSACHGAGRVWSRTRALKETERRNVAEELRAKGIMVMAASREVLREEVPDAYKDVDRVVDVCTRAGICRKVARMKPLGVVKG from the coding sequence ATGCCCACCTGGAACGGACCGTTAGAGCGGATTGACGATACCCGGCTGCGGATTCCGAAGAGCTACAATCCGAAGATGCGCGTGGACGGCATCATCTACTCGGATACCTCTCTGCTCGAGGACATCAAGCAGGACCAGGCGCCGGAGCAGGTGGCGAACGTCGCGACCCTGCCCGGGATCGTTGGGCAGTCTATGGCGATGCCTGACATCCACTGGGGCTACGGTTTTCCCATCGGCGGTGTGGCCGCGTTCGAGACGAGCGAGGGCGTCATTTCGCCCGGCGGCGTGGGCTATGACATCAATTGCGGCGTGCGGATGCTCCGGACGAAGCTGACGCGAGAGGATCTCGGGCTTGGGACACGATCCAAATCGTCGGACGATTCGGTCATGTCCCGCACCAGTCCACTACTTGAGAAGCTGGTCCGGGCGATGTACGAAAACGTGCCATCCGGCGTCGGGTCAAAGGGCAAGATCCGCATCTCGCAGACCGAGGTGGCACAGGTCCTGACCCGGGGTGCCCGCTGGGCGGTCGAAAAGGGCTACGGCACGGAGGAGGACCTCGAGTTCACCGAGGAGCACGGAGCCATGGCCGGGGCCGACCTGACCGGAGTGTCGGAGCGCGCGTTGGAACGCGGGATGCCGCAACTGGGCACGCTCGGAGCGGGCAACCATTTCCTCGAAATCCAGGAAGTGGCCGAGGTCTACGACCTCGGCGCAGCGCGAGACCTCGGGATTGCCGAAGGCCAGATAACGGTAATGATCCACACCGGCTCGCGCGGGCTCGGGTACCAGATATGCGACGACAACGTGAAGACGCTCGGCGCGGTTTCGAAGAAGTACGGCATCGAGCTGGTTGACCGGCAGCTCGCCTGCGCGCCCATCGAGTCGCCTGAGGGCAAACGCTATTTCGGGGCGATGGTCTGCGCGGCCAACTACGCCTGGGCGAACCGACAGGCGATCGCGCATTGGGTACGCGAGGCGTTCGGCCAGGTGCTCGGGCTTCCGTTCGAGCGACTGGGCATGGGCCAGGTCTACGACGTCGCCCACAACATCGCCAAGTTCGAGACCCACGCGGTCGGCAAGGATTGCGTCAGGTTGTGCGTTCACCGCAAGGGAGCCACGCGTGCGTTCGGACCGGCCAGGCCCGGTTCCGGAACCCAGTGCCATAATCAGACCGGCAGCCACGCCCTGCCGTCGCGCTACCGCCATCTCGGCCAGCCGGTGTTGATTCCCGGGGATATGGGTACATGTTCGTACCTGCTGCTGGGCACCGAGAAAGCCGAGACCGACACATTCGGCTCGGCCTGCCATGGCGCCGGCCGGGTATGGTCCCGTACCCGCGCGCTCAAGGAGACCGAGCGTCGCAACGTCGCCGAAGAGCTCAGGGCGAAGGGCATCATGGTGATGGCCGCCAGCCGCGAGGTGCTGCGTGAGGAAGTGCCGGACGCCTACAAGGATGTGGACAGGGTCGTGGACGTCTGCACACGGGCAGGCATCTGCCGCAAGGTGGCGCGCATGAAGCCGCTGGGTGTGGTCAAAGGATGA
- a CDS encoding TlpA disulfide reductase family protein, whose translation MMIRFLLLLAAGLTSVQAAGLQVPRYGLKPGMVLWYSGLSDTKDPHGTSHSARLREHWMLSDSGGTFRVLMRVVDNSYRTDTAGKRIDQPAQSGWELFEMTPDGKLLRDQSTIDVDVSALFPPLPPDSGAAAAGWQHTDTFVGSVDHYRLDNKSLSDSLWLIDWNRSTPFDSIYGPQTAKARVTFNTRRGLPLRRESRSADTANKRESQGTIVLDSVTKFDAASLPPQIRAVLAYFDVKKAYDAEGDKADPDDTTGAADKRALAILQNALEHTQDSTVAGMLKRDINQQQQSSAYQLAETKTRVEWRGKPAPAWALTDLDGKKHSLSDYRGKVLVLDWWYKNCPWCMLAMPKLTEVARRYADRPVVILGMNVDKDTNDARFAVTKVKPGYSSLIAGKETAKQYGVTGYPTLFIVDKKGKVADVHVGYDKDLTALLSKKLDALLAH comes from the coding sequence ATGATGATACGATTTCTGCTTCTTCTTGCAGCCGGACTGACTTCGGTTCAGGCCGCCGGGCTCCAGGTGCCGCGGTACGGACTGAAGCCGGGCATGGTGCTGTGGTACTCGGGCCTGTCCGACACAAAGGACCCGCACGGCACAAGCCACAGCGCGCGACTGCGCGAGCACTGGATGCTCAGCGATTCCGGCGGAACGTTCCGGGTGCTGATGCGCGTCGTGGACAACTCATACAGGACCGATACCGCCGGCAAGCGAATCGACCAGCCGGCGCAAAGCGGCTGGGAGCTGTTCGAGATGACTCCGGACGGGAAGTTGCTGCGCGACCAGTCGACCATCGACGTGGACGTGTCGGCGCTGTTCCCGCCGCTGCCGCCCGACTCGGGCGCTGCCGCGGCCGGCTGGCAGCACACCGACACCTTCGTCGGGTCGGTAGACCACTACCGGCTGGACAACAAGAGCCTGTCCGACAGCTTGTGGCTCATCGACTGGAACCGGTCCACGCCCTTCGACAGCATCTACGGGCCACAAACTGCCAAGGCACGCGTGACTTTCAACACCCGGCGCGGTCTGCCGCTGCGGCGCGAGAGCAGGAGCGCGGACACGGCAAACAAGCGGGAATCGCAGGGGACAATCGTGCTCGATTCCGTCACGAAGTTCGACGCCGCCAGTCTGCCGCCGCAAATTCGGGCGGTCCTCGCCTACTTCGATGTGAAGAAGGCCTACGACGCAGAAGGCGACAAGGCCGACCCTGACGACACTACCGGCGCGGCCGACAAGCGCGCCCTGGCAATCCTCCAGAACGCGCTTGAACATACGCAGGACAGCACCGTGGCCGGAATGCTGAAACGGGACATCAACCAGCAGCAACAGTCAAGCGCATACCAGCTCGCCGAAACCAAGACTCGTGTGGAATGGCGCGGCAAGCCCGCTCCGGCGTGGGCGCTCACCGACCTCGACGGCAAGAAGCACTCGCTCAGCGACTATCGGGGCAAGGTGCTCGTGCTCGACTGGTGGTACAAGAACTGTCCGTGGTGCATGCTCGCCATGCCCAAACTCACCGAGGTCGCCCGGCGCTACGCCGACCGGCCCGTGGTGATTCTGGGCATGAACGTGGACAAGGACACAAACGACGCGCGGTTCGCGGTCACGAAGGTCAAGCCGGGATACTCCAGCCTCATCGCGGGCAAGGAAACCGCAAAGCAGTACGGCGTGACCGGCTACCCGACGCTCTTCATCGTCGACAAGAAGGGCAAAGTCGCGGACGTCCACGTCGGGTACGACAAGGACCTCACAGCGTTACTGTCTAAGAAGCTCGATGCTCTCCTAGCGCACTGA